Genomic segment of Apium graveolens cultivar Ventura chromosome 7, ASM990537v1, whole genome shotgun sequence:
CCTGATTGTGAAGAAgcttttctgaaaatcaaagaaCAACTGGGAAATCCGCCGATGTTGGCCAAGCCAGAAGACGGAGAAATATTAATTCTGTATTTGGCGGTGTCAGAATATTCCGTCAGTGCCGTCTTGGTAAAGGAAGAAGCAAGCCACCAGTGGCctgtatactatgtaagcaaaAGGTTGTTGGATGCGGAAACCAGATATACCAACATGGAAAAATTAGTGTACGCTCTTATTCTTGCGGCACGAAAGCTAAGACCGTATTTTCAGGCTCACCGAACAGAAGTTCGCACCGCTTATCCGCTCCGGCATATTTTACATAAACCCGAATCGTCGGGAAGAATGTTAAAATGGGCCATAGAGCTAGGGCAATTCAATTTGGAATATTGTCCACGCACGGCAATCAAAGGACAAGCGCTGACCGATTTCGTACTTgagtttgatgaagaaattgaTGATAAGGCCATAGTGCCGGCAGAACCAGCCTCGCAAGAAAGTCATCAGGACGAAAAGAAGCAGGAACTCCCCCACCCGTGGTGGACATTACATGTGGACGGGGCCGTAAACAACAGTGGGTCAGGTGCCGGGATAGTCTTGATCACTCCGGAGGGGCACCGCTTGATGAGTGCTAtccatttcaagttttatgctaccaacaatgatgctgagtatgaagcCTTGATTAACGGTCTGAAGTTAGCTCTGGAGGTAGGGGCCGTGAATTTGATAGTTCGAAGTGATTCCGAATTAGTTGTCAATCAAGTCAACGGAGGATTCCAAGCCCGAGGACCGCGGACAGAGTTGTATATGAGATGTGCAAAACGCCTACTGGGAAAATTTTCAAGTGCCAGACTGGAAAGTGTTCCGCGAGAAGAGAATAGTAATGCGGACGCTTTGGCCAAGATGGGTTCACAGATGGACATCGTTCAACTTGGACAAATCCCTTTGGGAATCCAGGAAATTCCAAGTATCCCAGAGGTGGAGGTGTTTCAAACGCAAGAAATCCCAAAAGAAAACTGGATGACCCCCATCCATAACTATATTCAGTCAAGGGTTGTACTGGAGGATAAACTACAGGCTCGACGTCTTCGGTACCAAGCTGCAAAGTATGTCGAGTATGACGGGGTACTATACAAGAGAGGATTTAACCAGCCACTGTTACGTTGTGTGGACAGGGAAAAAGGAAATTATATTCTCAGAGAGGTGCATGAAGGGATTTGTGGCAATTACTCGGGGGGTGGTTCCTTGGCATTAAAAGTGCTCAGACAAGGGTACTACTGGTCGACTATGAGGGAAGATGCTTTCAATTTTGTCCGGGCTTGTGATCGTTGCCAACGGTTCGCCAACTATTCCAACGTCCCGACATCCACCATTACCTCATTAACAAGTCCCTGGccttttgccatgtgggggattgaTCTCATTGGAGAGTTACCCAAAGCAAAGGGAGGTGTTAAATACGTCGTGGTAGCTGTGGACTACTTCACCAAATGGGCAGAAACCATGCCACTAGCCACGATCACGGCAAAGAAGATAAGGGATTTTGTGTTCAACTCCATAGTATGCAGGTTTGGTATTCCTTACAAGCTCATTTCAGACAATGGAAAACAATTTGATAGTAAGGAGATAAGGAAGCTCTGTGAAGACTTAAAGATTAAAAAAGACTTCGCCGCGGTTTATCATCCGCAGAGTAATGGTCAGATAGAAgccataaacaaaatcataaaataGGCAAAGTTAGAAGAAAAGAAAGGGGATTGGCCAGAAGAAATGCCTATGGTCCTTTGGTCTTACAACACGACACCTAGGACGACCACAGGTGAAACCCCTTTTCTGCTGACCTACGGGTATGAGGCCATGGTTCCCGTGGAGGTACGAGCAGGATCTCTACGGAGAGATGCGTTCGTCCAGGAAAATGCAGAAGTTAACCAGAGGCTCCACTTGGATCTGTTAGATGAAGCCCGAGCAAACGCTCAATTGAAGCTCGCTGCGTACCAACAGAGGGTCGCAAGGTATTTCAATAAAAAAGTAAAACCCATACCATTCAAGGTTGGAGACCTCGTGTTGCGAAAGGTTATGCCTAACATGAAGATAGCTCAGCACGGGgtgcttggagctaattgggaaggaccgtacaaaGTCAAAGCTATACTCTGGAAAGGGACCTATCGCTTAGAAGATCTGGATGGTAAACTTATTCCTCGAGCATGGAATGCAGAACATTTGCGgaagtattatcagtagggtgtGGTTGTGTCCCCCTTGTTTCCTTGTTTTAATTCTTATGTAATAGGctagtagcaaataaattcctcctagcctcGGGGGGTAGTACACATGACTGCGAACCTCGGAACTAGCAGAAGGaagattttttttttttcaaataatttccccatagagcatagtagccatgggactggtgtaATTTACCCACTAGAGCGCGTTATCAACAAAAGAGAAAAGTTACTTCAAAAATTACTGTATTTGCTTAACATGAAAATTCTCATCTGAAAAACATCAATGGCGCGCCCTATAAAGAGGCGCGCCCTATTTGATAACTCCTGCTTTATGATCATGACAGACATAGTAGACAAAGATGAAGGAAATAAATGCACATGGTTAGCAAAGTAAGACTAAGGGAAAAAATTCCCCAAAATAAGGCGCGCCTATTGGACCAATAAGTCAATTAAAATATGGCAAAGGTACTAATGGAAagaaacacaatgacaaactttgAGAT
This window contains:
- the LOC141674622 gene encoding uncharacterized protein LOC141674622, producing MPMVLWSYNTTPRTTTGETPFLLTYGYEAMVPVEVRAGSLRRDAFVQENAEVNQRLHLDLLDEARANAQLKLAAYQQRVARYFNKKVKPIPFKVGDLVLRKVMPNMKIAQHGVLGANWEGPYKVKAILWKGTYRLEDLDGKLIPRAWNAEHLRKYYQ